The sequence TCCTCCAACTTCATCGGGAATTGGGCCTTGGCCAACGATTCGTTCTGCCAGGTTATCGCACGAACATCGGAGATTTTTTTAAGAATTTCGATATCTTTGTGCTGGCTTCCAAACAGGAAGGGCTGGGCACTTCACTCTTGGATGCGCAAGCACTTGGGTTGCCGGTCATCGCTTGCAGAAGTGGTGGCATTCCCGAAATCATTGAACACGGCTATAATGGTTGGTTGGTACCAGCACAAGATGAAACCGCTTTGGCAAGCGCGTTAATAACACTGATTAACGATCCAGCGCTTCGGATTGAGCTTGGAAAAAATGCCTTGCGTTCAGTTAAAAAATTCGATATCGCTATTACGGTCAAAAACAACCTGAAGCTCTATCAAACCCTGCTTTCGGAATGACCGTTGCTCGGATCGCTAAACTCTGCTTTAGTATTGAAAGGGACGAGGGATCGTTTGCTGCATCGAAACTTTAAAAGGGTGTTGGTTATTCAGACAGCGTTCTTAGGGGATGTAATTCTGATCACTCCCCTGCTCCGCGCTCTTAACACTGTTCTGCCGAATGCGCGGCTGGAGGTGCTCTTAATCCCTGAAACCAGCGCCGTGCTGAAATATAACCCCTACATCAGCGACATATTAGAATTTAATAAGCGCAAGCTAAGAAATAAAATTTCTTCTTTCGTCCGATTGATCTTTGAGATCCAAAAACGCCGATATGATTTGGCGATTTCAGTTCAAAGCTCCCTGACTTCGGCATTGATAATGGTATTGGGCCGCATTCCAGTTCGACTGGGTTTCTCACGACAAAAATTATTGACCCATTCGGTGCCTCATGTCAGTGGCATGCACAAAATTCAGAAGGTGTTGCGCTTAATTGAGCCATTCACCAGCCAAAAATTTGATATGCAAACCGAACTGCATTGGTCCTCAGCCGAGGACGCGCATGCTGATGAAATCATGGCGCCTCTGAAGGAGCGCCACCGGCCGATCATCGGAATCGCCCCCGGGTCGATCTGGTACACCAAACGCTGGTTGAAAGAATATTACGCCGAATTGGTAAAACGGCTTGAGCAAGAGCATATTCAATGCGTTTTAATCGGCGGAGCGGATGACCACGCGCTCTGCGATTTTATTCGTGCTGGCACAGATGCCGTAAATCTTGCTGGCGAATTAACGGTGCTGGAATCGGCTGCATTAATCGAACGGTGTGACCTGATGGTGACCAATGACAGCGCTCCCCTCCACATCGCCAATGCGGTGAAGACCGATGTGATCGCCATCTTCGGCCCCACCGTGACCAGTTTCGGTTTCTATCCATTTCGCGCAAGCGATCAGGTCATCGAGATCGAGCTGGACTGTCGGCCGTGCAGCTCGCATGGTGGGAAAAAATGTCCATTGAAACATCATCGCTGCATGAAGGAGATTTCACCAGAGATGGTCTTCAATGCTGTAAAGGCGAAGCTTCAGGATAAGGGGTTCTAAAGAAGTTGATATTTGAATTGTAATGTTGCCTATATCTGACTTCGGCACAACGATTATTTTGCAGGCATGAGAGTGTCACTTCTGCGAATCAAACTGAATAAGTTTCGGATGATTCGTGCTTGAACGAGAACTCACCTCATTGTCACTTCGGCCCGCCAGTTGCCGGGGAGAAATCTGTAGGTCTTAGAATCCTAATGCAACCAGATTCCTTACTTCGTTCGGAATATCATTTTTAATTCATATTTTCTGATTTCCGTATAGGCTTTCATTAATTTTCTTGAGGGACTAAGAGAGGAGATATTCATTGTCAAAAATCAAATTGCTTTTCAAGATCGGTTATGCTTATCACAAAGCTGCTTTTGATCCGATCATCGAATATCTGATGCATGATGAGAAATATGATATTTGGTTTTCATTGGATCAGGAGAAAAAACGCTATTTTATTTTTGATTTCCCATATCGCGATCGGATCATTGAGGAATGGCAGAAGCTCGGCTATCGGTTCACGAAAGAGACCCGCGGTTTCGACATCGTGATCACGGGTGATACCTTGCGCAACTCGCGTGCCTATGGCAAAACGTTACTGGTATTTGTCAATCATGGTACTGGCATCAAGACGATTTTGTATCGCAACCTGGCGCGTGTGCCGCATGATCGCTATCAGATCTTTGTGGAAGGACCGCATCGGGTCGAGTCGTTACTGAACTCCCCATCGCTCGGCAGAAACGAGGTGCATTTGGTTGGACTGCCCAAGTTGGATTTTTATTTTCAAGGACGCTATCGGGATAAGGCCGCCATTTTGCAGCGCTGGGGATTGAATCCGAATAAGCCAACGGTGTTGTTTGCACCAACTTATAAGCCAACCTGTTTATACCAGATCAAGGATGACATCTTTGAGCAAACTCGTGACTACAACTTGATCGTGAAATTGCACCCTTATAGCTGGATGGGCAAATATGCGCCGCATAAGCAACATCGGATCTACGAACGGAGGGTGAAAAAATATGATCATGCGGTGTTGCTCCCATTCGAGGAGTACAATATCGTACCCTATTACGCGGTAGCCGATGTGGTGCTCAGCGAAGCTTCCAGCACGGTATTTGATTTTCTGGCGCTGGAAAAATTTGGGATTGTGTTCGATTTGCCCTGCGATCGCCTGAAACATTCGGATGGGCAGGCGTTGCTGGAGATCGATAATCGTGAGTTTCTCAAAGGAGCCTTCGTGCATATCGACTCCGGGAAGCAGATCCGGGATGCGGTGGAACAATGTCTCCATCCCACAGCCGCCATGATCGAGGCTGCTAATGCCTATCGCGAACGCTTTTTTTACAAATTGGATGGTCATGCCACCGAACGATTGGTAAAAAAAATGGAGCAGCTTTATGAAGAGGGTGGACATGAAAACGATCCAGAGGAGGCATAGATGAAAGCGGTAATTGTGGCGGCGGGAATGGGGAGTCGACTCTGGGGCCAAAATGATCAGATACCGAAGACTCTCATGCCATTCAATAATAAAACGATTCTGGCGACGATCCTGCGTAACATCGCGGCCGCTGGGGTGCGGGAATTTGTCATTGTGGTCGGCTATCGCAAAGAGTTGATCGTCGAGTACCTTGCGGAGAACGATCACTTCGGTTATCAAATTGACCTGATCGAAAATCCAGAGTGGCAGCGAGGCAATGGCATTTCTGTGCTGGCGGCTGAACCAGCAGTAAATGGCCAGCCTTTTTTGCTTTCAATGTCCGATCATCTTGTATCGGTATCAGCGATTCATCAGATCGTCCGTCACTCCAGCTTGAAAAATTTGCTTTTAGTCGATCCCCGAATCGATGCTGTATTCGACTTGGATGATGCCACCAAAGTACGAGTGACTGGTCATCGCATCCTCGATATTGGAAAAGAAATTCAGCAGTACAATGGCATCGATTGTGGCGTATTCAAATTAACGCCTCGATTTTTCGAAGCGATGCGGGAGCGATTGAAATTGCAACAGGAATCGATCAGCGCCGCGATTCAAGGGCTGATCCAGAAAGATGATATGGAAGCCGTGTTTATGAAGCGGGATGATTTTTGGATCGACATTGATACGCCCGAAGCGTATCATCACGCGCTTCAAATTTTCGGGAAGTAAATTTTAGTGTCTGTCTGATGCGATTAATCCGGATAAATCCACAGCATCCCGAACCAGAGCTGATCGAACAAGCAGCTCAGGCAATCTTATCCGGTCAGGTGATCGGTTATCCAACGGAAACGGTGTACGGTCTTGGAGCCGATGCGTTCAATCCGGCAGCGATCGACCGCGTATTTCAGTTGAAAGGCCGTGACCGCTCACGACCTATTTTGGTGATCGCGGGGGATGTGAACCAAGTGAAACAACTGGTTCATTGGCCGGAGCTCGCCGAACGCCTGGCAGGACGATTTTGGCCAGGACCATTGACCATGGTGCTCCCAGCACGCCCGGGATTGCCCCCAGCATTGCTCAGCGCTGAAGGCAAGGTCGGCATTCGGATCCCAGCTCACACCATTTGTCTGGAACTTCTCCGGCAGTGTGGCGTTCCTATCACGTCAACCAGTGCCAACATATCGGGCCGGCCAAATCCCATCACTGCCAGTGATGTTATCAACTATTTTGGCGATCAACTTGACTTGATCATCGATGGCGGACCTTCCGTCTCCCCCATCGCCTCAACCGTAATAGGGATTAGCGGTGATCAACTGATTTTGCTGCGGGAGGGCGCAATTTCTAAATCAACCATTGAACATTTTATGCATCTCAAGATCCATGAAAGATAAAGAAAATACCACTTATACAATTTTGTTCGTTTGCTCTGGCAATAGTTGTCGCAGTCCCATGGCTGAAGGGCTTTTGAAAAAAAAACTCTACCCCATTTATAAAAGCAAAGTGCGGGTGGAATCGGCTGGTACTCTGGGCATAAATGGCAACCCGGCGACACTTCACGCCGTTACCGCAGCAAAAGAAAAGGGGGTTGATATCTCGAATCACAGTTCACGAGGGATAACCGAGGCGCTCGTGGCTCGCGCCAATATCATCTTTGCCATGGAGGAGCATCACAAGGAATTTTTGGAACGGTATTTCCCTAAATACAAAGAAAACGTTTTTTTGCTCAAGGCGTTTAATTTAGGAGATAAAAAGCAGAAAAATCTTGGCATTCAGGATCCGATCGGCGAGGGACTGAGAACTTATCGTCGCGTCATCAATCAAATTGACCAAGAGCTAGAGCGAATTCTGCCTCAGTTAAGAAAATTAATTGACCAGACATTAGCTGAAGCTGAAAAATAATCACCGCAGAGGAAAGATATGGGCCAGACAGGGACGAACAACAAGAAATTTGATGCTGAGGAGATCCATCGGTATCGGCGATCGAAGGCCCGGACCGCAGCGGTGCTGATGATGATCGTTACACTATTCAGTAGCCATATTTTGCTGGCCCAAAAACCCCAAAAAGCAGCAAAAAGTCTCCAAACTGCCAGTTCGGATACTGCAGCGAAAAAAGAGCGCCCGCAAACGTTGAAGCCCCATGCTCAACACCCGAGAGTGGGAACCAGCGAACCAAAGTTAGATGAGCGTTACATTGACTCGGGCGACACATTACTGAGCGATGACAGAATTCCGATCCCGACACCACTCGATACTTCAAATAAAATTCTCCTGCCCGTCAATCTGAAGAAAGATAAATTTGCTTATTTCGATGCCTCACAATCCATTGACCGGATCGTTCCAAATTCCGCCTTCACCGTTGGCGAAAAATTGACTTTCGTGGTGCGCTATGGTGCGATCGTTGCTGGAAGCGCAACCATGGCAATCCCCCAAGTCACCAAAATTAGAGGCAGAGAGGTCTATCAAATTGTTACCGAGGCTCGCTCCAGCGCATTTTTTTCAGCGTTCTATCGCGTCCAAGATCGAGTGGAATCTTATGTCGATCGAAAGGGCTTGTTCACCTGGCGCTTTCAAAAGAGCCTGCGCGAGGGCAATTATAAGGCCGATCGATTGGTCGAGTATGACCAAATCCACGGCTGGGCAGTCACCAATCAACGCGATAGTATGCGCATCCCCCCCTGCGTTCAGGATGTCCTGTCTTCATTCTATTACGTCCGAACCCAGAAGTTGGAGGTCGGCAAATCCCTTTTCATTGACAATCATTCTGATAATAAGCTCTATCCCATGGAAGTAAAGGTGCATAAAAAAGAGCGAATCAAAGTGAGAGCAGGTGAATTCGATTGCGTCGTTGTCGAGCCGATCCTTCGAGCCAGCGGGTTGTTCAAAAGCAAAGGCAGGCTCATCATTTGGCTCACCGATGATGACCGAAGAATTCCAATTCAAATGAAAAGCAAGATCCCAGTGGGATATATTACAGCCGAGCTAAGGGAGATGGAGGGAGTGATAGCGCGAAACAATACCAGGAAACAGGCGAATTAAATGCCTCCTTCCCACGAAATGACACCAAGTAATAGAGCCTTATTTTGTCATAAAAACGATCTAGCTTTGAAAAACGAGACGACTTAATTATTTATGTCATGCCTGTGAATGCAGGCATCTTTTGATTTGTTATTTTTCAGAGTTAACAAGACTCCTGAATTCGCAGGTATGACATTCATCTCCTCGCAAACTGGTCATTTTGCAGAAGCCTAAATAGAAGCGAATGAGAGAAGGATCCATTCGGAGATCTTTTTCCCTTAAAAGGATCATGGGATGTCGATATGTCGGATTATGAGCAAATTGATCTGAACAAGATCAGCACATATTCGATCGCACAACGTTTGAATAAAGTGGCCGTAACGGATTTTGCCAAGCCGTACCGACGCGGCGCTTCGTTCCAACAGTTTTTCGCATCGCTGCCAGGAATTTTGGTCAGCGCGGATTTCAAACATTTGGTCCAAACAGCAGTCCAGGCACACCGTGATGGGCGACAGCTTATTGCTATGATGGGTGCTCATGTGATCAAATGTGGTCTTAGCCCGCTCATTATTCAATTGATGGAAGCTGGTATCATCCGCTGTCTGGCGCTGAATGGGGCTGGGATCATTCACGATTCTGAAATTGCCAACTGGGGGACAACCTCAGAAGACGTGGCAGAAGCGCTGCAAGATGGGAGCTTTGGCATGGCAGCAGAAACACCGGCTTTTATCAATGATGCTTTGGAGTCTGGGCACCGCCTTCGACTTGGTCTGGGGGAAGCGGTTGGAAAAAAAATTTGGGAAAGCGATTGCCAGTTCAAACATCTAAGCGTTCTGGCGGCTGGCTATCGCCTCAAAATTCCAGTCACCGTTCATGTCGCCATTGGGACCGATATCATCCATCAGCATCCATCTACTGACGGAAAAATTGTGGGGGAGTTGAGCTACCGAGATTTTAAGATCTTTACCTCGCAAGTCGCAAAATTATCAAAAGGCAGTCTGGTGCTCAATTTCGGCTCAGCCGTCATCCTGCCTGAAGTGTTCCTTAAAGCGCTCTCTATCGCTCGAAATCTGGGTTATCCAGCTCACGGGTTCACCACTGCCAATTTCGATATGATCCGGCATTACCGACCACAGGTCAATGTGGTCCAACGGCCGACCCAAACTGGGGGCCAAGGCTACTATTTTATCGGCCATCACGAAATTATGATCCCGCTGCTGACAGCTGCAATATTGGAGGCGTTGTAAAAATTCGGCGAGAATGAATTTCGGTCAAACTAGAAATTCGCTGGCAACCTTGGCTTTCAAAAATGGGTTTATGCTTCTTGGTAGTCACTGAACTGCAAACGATACAACTTCTGATAGCGCGGACAGGTTTTCAACAGCTCTGGATGCTTGCCCATGCCAACAATCCTTCCCTGATCGAGAACCACGATTTTATCCGCTGCAAGAACCGTTGATAATCGATGGGCAATCACAACCACAGTCCGATTTTGGGTGGCCTGGTCGATCGCCTGCTGCACTTTTTGCTCAGACTCGGTGTCCAGGGCACTGGTGGCTTCATCGAAGATGAGGATCGGTGGATTGCTGACGACAGCGCGCGCGATGCAAAGCCGCTGCTTCTGCCCACCAGACAGATTCGCACCCTTCTGATAAAGCATTTCATCATATTTTTTCGGGAGCTTCTCAATGTACTCATCTGCATAGCTGATTCGTGCGGCCTCTCTGAGCTGCGCATCCGAAATCTCTTGCAGTGAACCGTAACGAATATTATTGCCAACAGTATCGCTGAACAAGATCGAATCCTGCGTCACAGTCCCAAATAGCATCCTCAAATCCTTAAGATCGATATCTTTGATATTGATCCCATCAATCAAGATCTCCCCCCGAGTAATATCATACATTCGCGGCAACAGGTTGACCAGGGTGGTCTTGCCAGAACCACTACTGCCCACCAAGGCCACCTTCTCGCCCTTTCGGATCTCCAGTGAGATATCCTTCAATACATCAGCAGCACCATCATATGAGAACCATACATTTTTCAGTTCAATGCTTCGATCGAATGTCTTTTTCGGCATAGCATTTGGACTATTCACAATTTCGGATCGCTGGCTTAACACATGAAAAATGCGTTCCAGCGACACCTGAGCTTTCTTGATATTCGCATATGCCTGGGTCAGTTCTTTGATCGGGTGCTGCATGGAAAAAACCGCTAATAGAAACGCGCTGAACGATCCCAATTGTAGATTGCTTCCTGGGGATAAGATCAGACTGCCCCCCAAAATGATGATCACCACACCGATCAAAGTGCCAGTTAATTCGGAAAGCGGGATATTGATGCCAGCGTAGATGACCGATTTTCTCCAAAATCGAAAATATTTCAGATTGATATCTTTGAACCGATCCAGCTCTCGCTCCTCCCGCGAAAAGGCCTTGACGATGCGCATATTATTCAGCACTTCTTCGATATCGGAGAACATATCGGAAAATTTGGATTGGATCCTTTTCGAGTACTTCTTCACTTTTTTGCCCAATAACGACAGGAGCAATGAGAAAATCGGAAGAATGAGCAAGCTGTAAAGAAACAACTGGGCGTTGATGGATAGCGCAATGATGATATAGACTGAAAGCAAAACCACATCTCTCACCACATTGAACAAGGGGAAAAGCATCATATCATTGACAATATCAACATCAGAGACCATCCGAACGATGCTGTCGCCGACCTTATTGGCATTAAAAAACGCCAGCGATTGTTTCAGATATTTTTCGAACATGGCGTTGCGGATCGACATGATGGTCTTTCCCCGCAGATTGGCAAACATGATCTTGTTGAGATAAAAGAAAAGATTCTTCACCAACGTAATGATGATCACCGTGCCGCAAATGACATACAGCAAAAATAATGGTTCCGTATGAGCCATGATCTGTTTAAGCTGTTCTGAAATCGGTTTGAAATCAGCTGAACGAGCGAAGGAAAATAAATTGCCAATTTGCTCTTTAAGCATGCCGATTGTCTGAACTAAGGCATCCCAAAGCTGGGATAAATTATGATAAAGGGCGGGAGTGTCGTGCGGTTTAAAAATGTAGTCGAACAAAGGAATCACCATGGTAATTGTCACACCGCTCAATGCAGCATAACCGAACATAAAAATTAATCCCACCACCATATAAACCCAGTGGCGGAGCATGATTCGAAATAACCGGGAGAAATTCTTCATCTTCAAACTACCATCAATGTCTTAACTCGTTCAAGTGAATTATCAAAATTGGCAATCACAGTGGTGACTCGCTGATCGATTCCTCAAAAAACACGCTTAATCGGCAACAACAGACTGATCACTGATTACTGATCACTGATTACTGATCACTGGCTACTGATAACTGATTCCTCTCATCAACCGCCTTCGTCTTCCACCGTCGATGCATCCAGAACCATTGTTCTGGGTATTGTCTGATATATCGCTCCAGTATTTTATTGTATTCGATGATAAATTGTTTCACGCCGTCGTCATTATCTGCAAATTGAGCGCTATCAGGAAAAGGTTCGAAATGGACTCGGATTTTGCCATCGGCCTCACGGACGCCGAACGCCATGACCACAGGGACCCTATGCTTAATTGCGATGATGGCTGGACCGGGATTGGTAGAGGCTGGTTTGCCCAAAAAATCGATCATCATCCCCTTTCTGCCAGCATCTTGATCGATTAAAATGATGACCAGGCCTTTTTGTTTCAGCGCGCTCAATATTCCTCGAGCCGCGCCGCCTTTTACTTTAAAAGGCTGCAGCCCAAGCCCCATACGGACTTCCTTGATCATCCCGTCGATCGCAAGGTTTTTTTGTTCTTTGAACACACAAAACGCTGGCATGCCCAGGTTGGCCACTGCTGCTGCCATATATTCCCAATTGCCGAAATGGCCAGACATTACAAATAACCCCCGCTGCTTTCTCCTCGCCGCCTCGAAGTGTTCAATATTTCGGACGGGTATTTGATCCACGATATCAGCACGCTTCAGGATCGGTAGCCTTGCAAATTCCATCAACACGCGGCCGAAATGACGATAGTTCTTCCGCAGAATGAGTTGCAACGCTCGGGGGCTTTTATCAGTACCAAAGCAATCGCTTAAGTTCTGATACGCCACGTCCCTTCGAATCCGAATCACATAGAAGAATAGATCTCCAATCAGATCGCCGATCCGATGGGCAAACTGAAGCGATGTATGTCTCGCAAACAATCCCACCATTCGGCTTAACAAATATTCCATCTTGTATTGGATCATGACCCCATTCAAATTTTTAAAATGATCAATTCACCAGACGTTCGTCTTCGGTGTCCCACTGCTCCAAGATGCGCCGATTGCGTCGCCGCATTAGCATATATCCTGCTAAGAACAACAACAGAACGAATATCCAAAGATAACTATCAAAATCCACCAAAAAATGCCATCGATATTGGTGCTGTATGTATTTCAGCCATGCCTGTTCAAATTCCCAACGATCGAGGCCGATGTTATGGACCAATGCGTCGTCGAATGGCTCTCCTATTGCCAGATGGTTAATGATCTGTCGCATGGCTGCTGCACCGTAATTTTTCATTAAGAATACCACTGCCAGATAGCTTTGTTGGTAGGCTAATTGAGCCACATCGGCGCGGAACTCAAGCACGTGGTCAATTTCATCCAGAGAGAGCAATGATCCTGTCAGAAGGGCGCGAGAGACCAAGCTGCTTGAGGCATATCGCTTTTCGCCAGAATAGTAAACGGCCAACCCCTCTTCGAACCAGCGAGGAATTGCTTGACCTTTTAACATCTGATGAAGCAACATATGAACCAGTTCGTGGGTTGCGATGCTCAATAATTCGTGCGGGGGAGTGCTCCAGGTTGGGGATTTGAGGACAATGATATTTTTGGTGGGAACGGCAATGGCATCGCTCCAATGAGGAGCGTACCGACCCACCAGAGCATCAAAAATCTGTTGTGACGGTGTTAAATAGACGGCGATAGTTTTTTCGAGCTTAATCCCCAATTCTTGTATGAGCTGCTGGTACGCCGATTCGAGGCCTATTAATAGTTTCTGACAAACTTTGATCTCGTCGTTTTGAA comes from candidate division KSB1 bacterium and encodes:
- a CDS encoding L-threonylcarbamoyladenylate synthase, coding for MRLIRINPQHPEPELIEQAAQAILSGQVIGYPTETVYGLGADAFNPAAIDRVFQLKGRDRSRPILVIAGDVNQVKQLVHWPELAERLAGRFWPGPLTMVLPARPGLPPALLSAEGKVGIRIPAHTICLELLRQCGVPITSTSANISGRPNPITASDVINYFGDQLDLIIDGGPSVSPIASTVIGISGDQLILLREGAISKSTIEHFMHLKIHER
- a CDS encoding peptidase MA family metallohydrolase; its protein translation is MPGQHFICYFQNDEIKVCQKLLIGLESAYQQLIQELGIKLEKTIAVYLTPSQQIFDALVGRYAPHWSDAIAVPTKNIIVLKSPTWSTPPHELLSIATHELVHMLLHQMLKGQAIPRWFEEGLAVYYSGEKRYASSSLVSRALLTGSLLSLDEIDHVLEFRADVAQLAYQQSYLAVVFLMKNYGAAAMRQIINHLAIGEPFDDALVHNIGLDRWEFEQAWLKYIQHQYRWHFLVDFDSYLWIFVLLLFLAGYMLMRRRNRRILEQWDTEDERLVN
- a CDS encoding low molecular weight protein arginine phosphatase, whose amino-acid sequence is MKDKENTTYTILFVCSGNSCRSPMAEGLLKKKLYPIYKSKVRVESAGTLGINGNPATLHAVTAAKEKGVDISNHSSRGITEALVARANIIFAMEEHHKEFLERYFPKYKENVFLLKAFNLGDKKQKNLGIQDPIGEGLRTYRRVINQIDQELERILPQLRKLIDQTLAEAEK
- a CDS encoding DUF3108 domain-containing protein; this encodes MGQTGTNNKKFDAEEIHRYRRSKARTAAVLMMIVTLFSSHILLAQKPQKAAKSLQTASSDTAAKKERPQTLKPHAQHPRVGTSEPKLDERYIDSGDTLLSDDRIPIPTPLDTSNKILLPVNLKKDKFAYFDASQSIDRIVPNSAFTVGEKLTFVVRYGAIVAGSATMAIPQVTKIRGREVYQIVTEARSSAFFSAFYRVQDRVESYVDRKGLFTWRFQKSLREGNYKADRLVEYDQIHGWAVTNQRDSMRIPPCVQDVLSSFYYVRTQKLEVGKSLFIDNHSDNKLYPMEVKVHKKERIKVRAGEFDCVVVEPILRASGLFKSKGRLIIWLTDDDRRIPIQMKSKIPVGYITAELREMEGVIARNNTRKQAN
- the waaF gene encoding lipopolysaccharide heptosyltransferase II, whose translation is MLHRNFKRVLVIQTAFLGDVILITPLLRALNTVLPNARLEVLLIPETSAVLKYNPYISDILEFNKRKLRNKISSFVRLIFEIQKRRYDLAISVQSSLTSALIMVLGRIPVRLGFSRQKLLTHSVPHVSGMHKIQKVLRLIEPFTSQKFDMQTELHWSSAEDAHADEIMAPLKERHRPIIGIAPGSIWYTKRWLKEYYAELVKRLEQEHIQCVLIGGADDHALCDFIRAGTDAVNLAGELTVLESAALIERCDLMVTNDSAPLHIANAVKTDVIAIFGPTVTSFGFYPFRASDQVIEIELDCRPCSSHGGKKCPLKHHRCMKEISPEMVFNAVKAKLQDKGF
- a CDS encoding ABC transporter ATP-binding protein/permease; protein product: MKNFSRLFRIMLRHWVYMVVGLIFMFGYAALSGVTITMVIPLFDYIFKPHDTPALYHNLSQLWDALVQTIGMLKEQIGNLFSFARSADFKPISEQLKQIMAHTEPLFLLYVICGTVIIITLVKNLFFYLNKIMFANLRGKTIMSIRNAMFEKYLKQSLAFFNANKVGDSIVRMVSDVDIVNDMMLFPLFNVVRDVVLLSVYIIIALSINAQLFLYSLLILPIFSLLLSLLGKKVKKYSKRIQSKFSDMFSDIEEVLNNMRIVKAFSREERELDRFKDINLKYFRFWRKSVIYAGINIPLSELTGTLIGVVIIILGGSLILSPGSNLQLGSFSAFLLAVFSMQHPIKELTQAYANIKKAQVSLERIFHVLSQRSEIVNSPNAMPKKTFDRSIELKNVWFSYDGAADVLKDISLEIRKGEKVALVGSSGSGKTTLVNLLPRMYDITRGEILIDGINIKDIDLKDLRMLFGTVTQDSILFSDTVGNNIRYGSLQEISDAQLREAARISYADEYIEKLPKKYDEMLYQKGANLSGGQKQRLCIARAVVSNPPILIFDEATSALDTESEQKVQQAIDQATQNRTVVVIAHRLSTVLAADKIVVLDQGRIVGMGKHPELLKTCPRYQKLYRLQFSDYQEA
- a CDS encoding NTP transferase domain-containing protein — its product is MKAVIVAAGMGSRLWGQNDQIPKTLMPFNNKTILATILRNIAAAGVREFVIVVGYRKELIVEYLAENDHFGYQIDLIENPEWQRGNGISVLAAEPAVNGQPFLLSMSDHLVSVSAIHQIVRHSSLKNLLLVDPRIDAVFDLDDATKVRVTGHRILDIGKEIQQYNGIDCGVFKLTPRFFEAMRERLKLQQESISAAIQGLIQKDDMEAVFMKRDDFWIDIDTPEAYHHALQIFGK
- a CDS encoding lysophospholipid acyltransferase family protein, whose protein sequence is MIQYKMEYLLSRMVGLFARHTSLQFAHRIGDLIGDLFFYVIRIRRDVAYQNLSDCFGTDKSPRALQLILRKNYRHFGRVLMEFARLPILKRADIVDQIPVRNIEHFEAARRKQRGLFVMSGHFGNWEYMAAAVANLGMPAFCVFKEQKNLAIDGMIKEVRMGLGLQPFKVKGGAARGILSALKQKGLVIILIDQDAGRKGMMIDFLGKPASTNPGPAIIAIKHRVPVVMAFGVREADGKIRVHFEPFPDSAQFADNDDGVKQFIIEYNKILERYIRQYPEQWFWMHRRWKTKAVDERNQLSVASDQ
- a CDS encoding CDP-glycerol glycerophosphotransferase family protein, translated to MSKIKLLFKIGYAYHKAAFDPIIEYLMHDEKYDIWFSLDQEKKRYFIFDFPYRDRIIEEWQKLGYRFTKETRGFDIVITGDTLRNSRAYGKTLLVFVNHGTGIKTILYRNLARVPHDRYQIFVEGPHRVESLLNSPSLGRNEVHLVGLPKLDFYFQGRYRDKAAILQRWGLNPNKPTVLFAPTYKPTCLYQIKDDIFEQTRDYNLIVKLHPYSWMGKYAPHKQHRIYERRVKKYDHAVLLPFEEYNIVPYYAVADVVLSEASSTVFDFLALEKFGIVFDLPCDRLKHSDGQALLEIDNREFLKGAFVHIDSGKQIRDAVEQCLHPTAAMIEAANAYRERFFYKLDGHATERLVKKMEQLYEEGGHENDPEEA